Below is a window of Pseudodesulfovibrio sp. 5S69 DNA.
CAGGGGCCGGCCGTTGAAGGAGACGATCACGTCGCCGGGCTTGAGCAGGGCCTCCGCGGCCGGGGTGCCGGGATAGACCTCGGTGACGAGCATGCCGTTCAGGTCCTTGAGGTTGAAATAGCGGGCCGCGGCCTGATCCACGTCCTGGCCGAACAGGCCGAGCCAGATGGGCGAGACGTGGCCGGTGTCGAGGAGCTCGGCGATGACGTGCTTGGCCTTGTTGATGGGGATGGCGAAGCCGATGCCCTCGGCCCGGGCCTGGATGGCGGTGTTGATGCCGATGAGCTCGCCGTTGATGTTCAGGAGCGGGCCCCCGGAGTTGCCGGGGTTGATGGCCGCGTCGGTCTGGATGAAGCTGCCGTACGCCCCGCCGTTGGTCTTCATGGGCCGGTTCAGGGCCGAAACCACGCCGGTGGTCACGGTGTTGGAGTAGCCGAAGGGGTTGCCGATGGCGATGACGGTCTCGCCGATATAGATGTTTTCCGAGTCGCCCATGGAGACCTGGGGCAGGTCCTTGGCGTTTTCCAGCTTAAGCACGGCCAGGTCGAAGTCGGCGTCCGAGCCCACCAGGTCGGCCTTGAACTCGCGGCCGTCCTTGAGGCGGACCGAGATGTCGCCGCCCGAGGCGATGACATGGGCGTTGGTCAGGACCAGCGCCTTCCTGCCGTCGATGATCACGCCCGAGCCGAGGCTCTGGGATTGGCGGGGCCGCTGGTCGTAATATCCCTTGAAGAGCTGGTCGAAGAAGGGGTCGCCGAAGGGTGAACGGCTGCCGCCCTTGACCGTGGAGGTCACGGTGATGTTGACCACCGAGGGGCTGACCGCCTCCACGGCGAGGACCACCGGGGTGCGGCGGTCGGCGGCTTGGGCGGGGATGGCGGCGAAGCCGAGGATAAGGAAAAGGAACAGAAGGGAAAATGCGGATCGTTTCATGTTACCTGCCTTGGGCCATGGCCCTGAGGCGCGCGATGCGGTCTTCTATGGGCGGATGGGTGGCGAACAGGGACGCGGCCCTGCGCCCGCTGAACGGATTGACGATGAACAGGTTTTCCGTGGCCGGGCTGCCCTGGAGCGGCACCCGCTGGGAGGCGGCGTCGAGCTTGGACAGGGCGTCGGCCAGGGCGTTCGGGTCGGACAGGCGCGCGCCGGTGGCGTCGGCCAGGTACTCACGCGAACGGGAGATGGCCATCTGGATGAGGGTGGCGGCGATGGGCGCAAGAAAGGCCATGGCCAGCGCGGCCAGGGGATTGCCGCCCTCGTCGTCGCGGGAGAAGCCGCCGAAGATGGCCGTGAACTGGAGCATGTTGGCGATGAACACGATGGCCCCGGCCAACACGGCCGCGATGGTCTGGATGAGGATGTCGCGGTTGACGATGTGGCCGAGTTCATGGGCCAGCACGCCGCGGAGCTCGTCGGGGTCCAGAATATTGACGATGCCGCGCGTGACCGCGACCACGGCGTTCTGCGGGTTCCGTCCGGTGGCAAACGCGTTGGGCGCGTCCTGGGGGATGAGCACGATGCGCGGCTTGGGGATTCCCGCGGCCTGCGCCATCTCGCCCACCACCCGGTGGATGTGCGGAGCGTCGCCCGGAGACAGGGGCCTGGCCTTGTACATGCGCAGGACGATCTTGTCCGAATACCAGTAGCTGCCCACGTTCATGAGCATGGCGAATCCGAAGGCCAGGAACAACCCCGCGCGGCCGCCCATGGCACCGCCCAAGGCCATCAACAGGCCGGTGAGCAGGCTCAGGAGCAGTAGGGTTTTGATCTGACTGGTCATAAGGGGTGATATCCTCCGGTCATCATGATGACTGCGGAACCACTAGATAGGTATTTGCCCGGAAAGGTCAAGACCCGATGCGCCCTCCGGCCCGCGGGCCATGCCGATCCTGTGATTTTCTGTTATAGTATTGGGAAAAAACACAGATACAGTTTGCCCACACGGGAAAATCATTATAATACGGTAGGTCAATGGACCATTGCTGCATTCGGGAGGTCGATACAGTGAAAACATGCAATTCTGAGAGCCCTACACCCAAATCCACCGAAATTTCCACCGTGGGCACGGCCAAGATCGCCAACCCCATCAAGTTCGGTCGGTTCGTCGAGGAAGACGACGCCGTGCTGGTGAACATCTCCCGCAGGACCGTGGAGGGCGCGTCCAAGAGCCGCAAGAAGCCCCAACACATCTTTTTCGAGCCCGCCGGTCCCCGCGACAAGATCTACTACGACCCGAGCAAGACCAAGTGCGCGGTGGTCACCTGCGGCGGACTGTGCCCCGGCCTGAACGACGTCATCCGGGCCATCGTCATGACCGCCTTCCATGAATACAAGGTCCCGGCCGTGCTCGGCATCCAGTACGGCCTGGCCGGGTTCGTGCCCGAGCAGGGTTACGACGTCATCGAGCTGACCCCGGACTTCGTCTCGCGAATCCACGAGTTCGGCGGCACGGTGCTCGGCAGTTCGCGCGGTCCCCAGGAACCGGAGGCCATCGTGGACGCGCTGGAGCGCATGAACGTCTCCATCCTGTTCATGGTCGGCGGCGACGGGACCATGCGCGCGGCCGCCACGGTGGTGGCCGAGATCGAGAAGCGCGGGCTGTCCATCTCCGTGGTCGGCCTGCCCAAGACCATCGACAACGACATCAACTA
It encodes the following:
- a CDS encoding trypsin-like peptidase domain-containing protein; amino-acid sequence: MKRSAFSLLFLFLILGFAAIPAQAADRRTPVVLAVEAVSPSVVNITVTSTVKGGSRSPFGDPFFDQLFKGYYDQRPRQSQSLGSGVIIDGRKALVLTNAHVIASGGDISVRLKDGREFKADLVGSDADFDLAVLKLENAKDLPQVSMGDSENIYIGETVIAIGNPFGYSNTVTTGVVSALNRPMKTNGGAYGSFIQTDAAINPGNSGGPLLNINGELIGINTAIQARAEGIGFAIPINKAKHVIAELLDTGHVSPIWLGLFGQDVDQAAARYFNLKDLNGMLVTEVYPGTPAAEALLKPGDVIVSFNGRPLANKSDYLTRLFSVTKSESVNLVALRDGHEIRLHLRPQVLDKAKALDLVRTRWGFELADRPQGPGAEVTTVVPGSAAAKLGLKQGDIIHQIGNRRLRSGIDLLNAFLRNRMQKTVMMRVQRGRNLYTVRLTL
- a CDS encoding zinc metalloprotease HtpX; its protein translation is MTSQIKTLLLLSLLTGLLMALGGAMGGRAGLFLAFGFAMLMNVGSYWYSDKIVLRMYKARPLSPGDAPHIHRVVGEMAQAAGIPKPRIVLIPQDAPNAFATGRNPQNAVVAVTRGIVNILDPDELRGVLAHELGHIVNRDILIQTIAAVLAGAIVFIANMLQFTAIFGGFSRDDEGGNPLAALAMAFLAPIAATLIQMAISRSREYLADATGARLSDPNALADALSKLDAASQRVPLQGSPATENLFIVNPFSGRRAASLFATHPPIEDRIARLRAMAQGR